The Cygnus atratus isolate AKBS03 ecotype Queensland, Australia chromosome 19, CAtr_DNAZoo_HiC_assembly, whole genome shotgun sequence genome includes a window with the following:
- the SNAPC4 gene encoding snRNA-activating protein complex subunit 4 isoform X3, producing MEVEKEEDSSDDDTENSLPEDPETCLQMNHVYQEVIQEKIEEVELLIAQNKEQQKEIMCELDGTKTAKAADGRNLPANIFLGHFMKPYFKDKTTGIGPPSNEDAKEKAAQGIKSFEQLLSTKWKSREKILLQKSVVSDRLQRLLQPKLLKLSYWNQKLEKVKTEMEKQILEKQIKEVEREIEAINQLPESDLLGDRFDEHDWEKISNIHFDGQRSSEELRKFWQNYEHPSINKKEWTEEETERLKKIAAEHGYLDWQTIAQELGTNRTAFQCLQKYQAYNKDLKRKEWTRDEDLMLLELVQEMRVGSHIPYKKIAYYMEGRDSAQLIYRWTKSVDPSLKKGPWTPEEDSMLLAAVKKYGERDWYKIRTEVPGRSDAQCRDRYLKALHCDVKKGRWSLEEEEQLIDLVQKHGLGHWSKIASELPHRTGSQCLSKWKLMIGSKKKKSRPAKRRHVEESTSCSESSSEDVELDLADSSEEEMTSKEECAFPSIDLWIPTQTSTQESNKGRYQTSSLFSSVSANAKTSNGEVPRAPCDGGKDGVADKSAELNTILRGIARPHSTDITVKNPVEVINKASRCGKQVLQVTLEDVRRVLRNNTCFQRKLQSKMVKPISTGLTKMSGAATSADQKLQGLQNTMEKSYRQKRERLRRINLDRKLLMAVTPWVGNVLLPCTLQTGKMAFHQTKAYAIQEKMKSVSLSSTPLFTLFIQLFQIDTNGCMKVIREGRLKQSELKANAIGPQQASQNVETSSGNSSQPCTQRNSQRGIPRNAVRRPVALKARETSVAGLESSTPALAMQAALPAQAQRQKPKTVSELLKEKRLRESQAKKAAQRTVFIAPQMLVPGPLIIQHPPQQIIPSAQAGSKPGAVGCTNSNVRCAPAPLPAFTSVAGSTSTTTVVENHSSSVPRTGESSGSSAGPKVQSGKELNEQAPQSSPEGGGFPGLNPAGAEQASNQGGCNGQILAGSSVPVVLQNQAFVPRQIAVVPVGVESGTNKLSLSTPLTCDPNSNGPQQRPVNLLPALVAPQAGSRLVPSSVLPFTWVVTPQALLPTAVQAVVGVPQGLPAAAVKSQSQASVTSDGSALGVAPVPAGANTPHATSAETKAPGSQLAEGVPLGKTTVVNHSASLLPVTSANPGCNTPAVSSAAVPSKTSDSPAAQHSLPADAPTLHAVPLPQTQLPASTPGSDSHCAASPVSSGKNQDSATTNASSSNPGVVTEGVVLQPRDPVPPNNVPKSSEGFAAQVLKTRPIASKPPATQPAGGPPQPTTSSAGKALLDFSLISLEGEELVKEWLSGEQGVQVPPLQTRLPYFPPFLCNLKTLSRLLLQKAALEKQAACLLPSDAGRGEGAGVDLRAITELVHQKLGDDPAFLLLKARFLAAFTLPAVLATLSPPKVATTLSASRKQYDESDEEEWQSENEVSEEESSGSELTGVQSDGTVGEEPGDEDADFPNEGMGAEEIAAQSVSGSYADVTDANAPQIRRSSRLRKRRRT from the exons ATG gaagtggaaaaagaagaggacaGTAGTGATGATGATACTGAAAACAGCCTGCCAGAAGACCCAGAAACGTGTCTGCAGATGAACCACGTGTACCAGGAAGTTATCCAGGAAAAGATTGAAGAAGTTGAGCTTCTGAttgcacaaaacaaagaacagcag AAAGAAATCATGTGCGAACTTGACGgcacaaaaacagcaaaagcagcagatggTAGAAATTTaccagcaaatatatttttgggcCATTTTATGAAGCCGTACTTTAAGGATAAAACAACAGGAATT GGCCCTCCTTCCAATGAAGATGCCAAGGAAAAGGCAGCTCAGGGCATAAAATCCTTTGAACAACTGCTTTCAACAAAAT ggaaaagcagagagaagataCTATTGCAGAAATCAGTCGTAAGTGACCGCTTGCAGCGCCTGCTTCAGCCAAAGCTGCTGAA GTTGAGTTACTGGaatcagaaactggaaaaagtcAAGACTGAAATGGAGAAACAAATCTTGGAAAAGCAAATCAAAGAAGTGGAACGAGAAATAGAGGCAATTAA CCAACTTCCAGAAAGTGACTTGTTAGGAGACAGATTTGACGAGCATGACTGGGAGAAAATTTCAAACATCCAT TTTGATGGGCAACGTAGTTCAGAAGAACTGAGGAAGTTTTGGCAGAACTATGAACATCCAAGCATCAACAAAAAGGAATGGACAGAGGAGGAAACAGAGAGGCTGAAGAAGATAGCTGCTGAACATGGTTATTTGGACTGGCAGACCATAGCCCAGGAGTTGGGG ACAAACAGGACAGCTTTCCAGTGCTTGCAGAAGTATCAAGCCTATAACAAAgacttgaaaaggaaagaatggaCCAGAGATGAAGATCTGATGCTTTTAGAGCTTGTTCAAGAGATGAGAGTAGGAAGTCATATCCCATACAAGAAAA TTGCTTATTACATGGAAGGAAGAGATTCTGCCCAGCTGATTTACCGATGGACCAAGAGTGTGGACCCCAGTTTGAAGAAAGGACCTTGGACACCAGAGGAAGATTCT ATGCTGTTGGCTGCAGTTAAGAAATATGGAGAGCGTGACTGGTACAAAATTCGGACAGAAGTACCAGGCAGGAGCGATGCTCAGTGCAGAGATCG gtaCTTAAAAGCATTGCACTGTGATGTAAAGAAAGGCAGGTGGAGTTTAGAGGAAGAGGAACAGCTAATTGATCTGGTGCAAAAGCATGGCCTGG GTCACTGGAGTAAAATCGCTTCTGAGTTGCCTCACCGGACTGGCTCCCAGTGCCTAAGCAAGTGGAAACTCATGATTGGGTCTAAG aagaaaaaatcaaggCCAGCGAAACGGCGACATGTGGAAGAGAGTACCAGCTGTTCAGAGAGTAGCAGCGAAGATGTAGAACTGGACTTAGCGGACAGTTCAGAAGAGGAGATGACGAGTAAGGAGGAGTGTGCATTTCCCAGCATCGATTTGTGGATTCCAACACAGACAAGTACGCAGGAGTCAAACAAAGGAAGATACCAAACTTCatcccttttctcttctgtgagtGCTAATGCAAAGACCAGTAACGGTGAAGTTCCACGTGCACCCTGTGATGGAGGCAAGGACGGAGTTGCTGATAAATCTGCAGAACTGAACACCATCCTGAGGGGCATTGCACGCCCACATTCAACAGACATCACCGTGAAGAATCCAGTAGAAGTAATTAACAAG GCTTCCAGGTGTGGAAAGCAAGTGCTACAGGTTACCCTGGAAGATGTGAGAAGAGTATTAAGAAATAACACGTGCTTTCAAAGGAAACTC CAATCAAAGATGGTAAAACCTATTTCCACTGGTTTAACAAAAATGTCTGGAGCTGCTACATCTGCCGATCAGAAGCTTCAGGGGCTGCAGAACACCATGGAGAAAAGTTATCGTCAAAAGAGAGAGCGTTTGAGAAGAATAAACCTTGACAGAAAGCTTCTGATGGCAGTGACACCTTGGGTGGGCAATGTGCTACTGCCTTGCACGTTGCAAACTGGGAAGATGGCTTTTCATCAGACGAAAG CTTATGCCATTCAAGAGAAGATGAAGTCAGTCAGTCTCTCGAGCACTCCCCTGTTCACGCTTTTCATTCAG CTCTTTCAGATTGATACCAATGGTTGCATGAAAGTTATTCGGGAGGGAAGACTAAAGCAGTCAGAGCTTAAGGCTAACGCAATAGGGCCTCAGCAG gctTCCCAAAATGTGGAGACTTCTTCAG GCAATTCGTCACAACCTTGCACTCAGAGGAACTCCCAAAGGGGCATACCAAGGAATGCTGTCAGAAGACCTGTTGCCTTGAAAGCAAGGGAGACTTCTGTTGCTGGCCTTGAGAGCAGCACTCCTGCTCTCGCCATGCAGGCGGCTCTTCCGGCCCAAGCACAAAGGCAGAAGCCTAAAACTGTCTCAgaactgctgaaagaaaagcgGCTAAGGGAATCCCAGGCCAAGAAAGCTGCACAGAGAACAGTATTTATTGCCCCACAGATGTTGGTTCCAGGGCCTTTGATAATCCAGCACCCGCCACAGCAAATCATTCCTTCTGCACAGGCAGGGAGCAAACCTGGAGCAGTTGGTTGTACAAACAGCAACGTGCGGTGTGCACCAGCTCCACTGCCAGCTTTTACTTCTGTTGCAGGTTCAACTTCTACCACCACTGTGGTTGAAAACCATTCCTCATCAGTGCCCAGAACTGGGGAGAGCTCTGGTTCCTCAGCAGGACCAAAAGTACAATCCGGTAAGGAACTAAATGAGCAAGCTCCTCAAAGTAGCCCTGAAGGAGGTGGTTTTCCAGGCCTGaatccagctggagcagagcaggcctcAAATCAAGGAGGGTGCAATGGTCAGATCCTAGCTGGTAGCTCGGTTCCAGTAGTGCTGCAAAATCAAGCTTTTGTGCCTCGTCAAATTGCAGTGGTGCCTGTTGGCGTAGAGTCTGGCACCAACAAACTGTCTCTTTCCACACCACTTACCTGTGACCCGAACAGTAACGGACCACAGCAGAGGCCGGTCAATTTATTGCCGGCTCTTGTAGCTCCACAAGCCGGCTCCCGTTTGGTTCCCAGCAGCGTGCTGCCTTTCACGTGGGTTGTAACACCACAGGCGTTGCTCCCCACCGCTGTGCAAGCTGTGGTGGGTGTTCCCCAAGgactgccagctgctgctgtgaaaagtCAAAGCCAGGCAAGCGTGACATCTGATGGCAGTGCTTTAGGAGTGGCTCCTGTACCAGCTGGAGCAAATACGCCTCACGCTACTAGCGCAGAGACGAAAGCACCAGGTTCCCAGTTAGCCGAAGGGGTACCGCTGGGAAAGACGACCGTTGTAAACCATTCTGCAAGTCTCTTACCTGTGACCTCAGCCAATCCTGGATGCAACACGCCCgctgtttcttctgctgctgttccctCCAAGACTTCTGACTCCCCTGCAGCTCAGCATTCTCTTCCAGCTGATGCACCAACCCTGCATGCTGTGCCGCTGCCCCAAACACAGCTACCTGCAAGTACTCCAGGGTCTGACTCCCACTGTGCAGCAAGTCCCGTTAGCTCGGGGAAGAACCAGGACTCTGCCACAACAAACGCATCATCTTCCAACCCAGGTGTCGTTACAGAAGGGGTTGTGCTCCAGCCGAGAGACCCAGTTCCTCCTAACAATGTCCCAAAGAGCTCTGAGGGCTTTGCTGCCCAGGTGTTGAAAACCAGACCTATCGCCTCCAAACCACCCGCTACACAGCCTGCTGGGGGTCCGCCCCAGCCAACCACTTCTAGTGCAGGAAAGGCTCTGCTTGACTTCAGCCTGATTTCCCTCGAGGGTGAGGAGCTAGTGAAAGAATGGCTGAGCGGGGAGCAAGGTGTCCAGGTACCGCCACTGCAAACCAGGTTGCCCTATTTCCCACCTTTCTTGTGCAACTTAAAAACCCTCTCgaggctgcttctgcagaaggcGGCTCTGGAAAAGCAAGCAGCGTGTCTTCTGCCTTCTGATGCCGGTCGGGGTGAGGGCGCTGGGGTTGATCTGCGTGCCATCACAGAACTGGTGCATCAGAAACTGGGCGATGAccctgcttttctcctcctgaAAGCCAGATTCCTGGCAGCCTTTACGCTCCCTGCTGTACTCGCAACTCTGTCTCCTCCAAAAGTGGCAACAACTCTGTCAGCCAGCAGGAAGCAGTACGACGAGAGTGATGAAGAGGAGTGGCAGAGTGAGAACGAAGTGTCTGAGGAAGAGAGTTCTGGGAGTGAATTAACAGGTGTACAGTCGGACGGGACAGTTGGTGAGGAGCCGGGAGATGAAGATGCTGATTTTCCAAATGAG GGCATGGGAGCTGAAGAGATTGCTGCACAATCCGTCTCGGGCTCCTACGCGGATGTGACTGATGCCAACGCTCCTCAAATCAGGAGAAGTTCCCgcctcaggaaaaggagaaggacgTGA